A genome region from Deltaproteobacteria bacterium includes the following:
- the yajC gene encoding preprotein translocase subunit YajC yields MMRKFFLINVVALFCLLPACAAPGETGRAGSAGIAAGQGVQVQQISNFDFVFNTVAFVLMGVWGYYFLVFRPMTNKENAQKKFLASLKKGDEVITSGGLLGRIVSVADEFAHLEIAPNVRVKVQLQSLKPRNVQVSNVDTNGAKVSKVSQNSSNK; encoded by the coding sequence ATGATGAGAAAATTTTTTTTAATAAATGTTGTAGCGCTGTTTTGTCTGCTACCGGCGTGTGCTGCTCCGGGCGAAACGGGCCGAGCGGGCAGTGCCGGTATCGCGGCTGGACAGGGAGTGCAGGTTCAGCAGATATCGAATTTTGATTTCGTATTTAATACAGTAGCATTTGTCCTCATGGGGGTGTGGGGCTATTACTTTTTGGTATTTCGTCCCATGACAAACAAGGAAAATGCGCAGAAAAAATTTCTCGCCTCACTAAAAAAGGGCGACGAGGTTATTACTTCTGGTGGTTTGTTGGGGCGAATTGTATCGGTAGCTGATGAGTTCGCACATTTGGAAATCGCGCCAAATGTTCGCGTAAAAGTTCAGCTTCAAAGTCTTAAGCCCCGAAATGTTCAAGTATCTAATGTAGATACTAACGGAGCCAAAGTTTCAAAGGTAAGTCAAAATAGTTCAAATAAATAG
- the tgt gene encoding tRNA guanosine(34) transglycosylase Tgt, with product MPVGSFLVHATEGEARVGELITAHGSFQTPAFMPVCTQAAAKGLAPSRLREVGVEILLCNAYHLHVRPGEELIRDLGGIHKFMAWDGPILTDSGGYQVFSLSKLRKVSEAGVVFNSHVDGAPIEFTPEKVLKIQEDLGVDIMMVLDECPPFPSEKDALLASLQRTLRWARRCKEAKSKQSALLFGIVQGGIYEDLRQQSIDELINIGFDGYAIGGVSVGESSELIERATRFSAPRLPRDKVRYLMGVGTPADIVMAVSCGVDMFDCVMPTRSARFGRVFVGSGHINIRNSAFRRDPRPLSDKCECYTCRNFSRAYLAHLVHSEEVLAVELLTTHNVYFYQCLMQDIRRAIRAGDFHSFSNDFLMGVSCEQAH from the coding sequence CTGCCGGTTGGTTCATTTTTAGTTCATGCAACTGAGGGCGAGGCCCGTGTTGGCGAGCTAATCACGGCACACGGAAGTTTCCAAACTCCAGCTTTTATGCCCGTCTGCACTCAGGCCGCTGCTAAAGGTTTAGCTCCTTCGCGGCTTAGGGAAGTTGGCGTGGAGATTCTTCTATGTAACGCATATCACCTACATGTTCGACCGGGCGAGGAGCTGATAAGGGATTTGGGAGGCATCCACAAGTTCATGGCATGGGATGGCCCAATTTTGACCGATAGTGGAGGCTATCAAGTTTTTAGCCTTTCAAAGCTTAGAAAAGTCAGCGAAGCGGGTGTGGTATTTAATTCACATGTGGACGGTGCTCCAATAGAGTTTACACCGGAAAAAGTGCTAAAAATCCAGGAGGATCTTGGAGTGGATATTATGATGGTCCTCGACGAATGCCCGCCGTTTCCCTCGGAAAAAGATGCTTTGTTGGCGTCTCTTCAGCGGACACTGCGTTGGGCAAGGCGCTGCAAAGAGGCTAAATCTAAGCAAAGCGCACTTCTATTTGGAATAGTGCAGGGAGGAATTTACGAAGATCTCAGGCAGCAATCTATTGATGAGCTAATAAATATCGGATTTGATGGTTACGCCATTGGAGGAGTAAGTGTTGGCGAATCTAGCGAGTTAATTGAGCGCGCTACTCGTTTTTCCGCTCCGAGATTGCCTAGAGATAAGGTGCGTTATCTCATGGGTGTTGGAACTCCGGCTGATATTGTCATGGCCGTTTCTTGTGGTGTAGACATGTTTGACTGCGTGATGCCGACTCGTAGTGCCAGATTTGGAAGGGTTTTTGTGGGAAGTGGCCACATTAACATAAGAAATAGCGCCTTTCGCAGAGACCCTAGGCCGTTAAGTGATAAGTGTGAATGTTATACGTGCAGGAATTTTTCGAGAGCTTATCTTGCCCACTTAGTTCATTCGGAGGAAGTGCTGGCCGTTGAATTGTTAACTACACACAATGTTTACTTCTATCAGTGCTTGATGCAAGACATTCGTCGTGCTATTCGTGCTGGTGATTTTCATTCCTTTTCGAATGATTTTTTAATGGGCGTGTCGTGTGAACAGGCTCATTAA